The nucleotide sequence aatttgaatagatgtttctccattaagcacatgaaaagatgttcaacatcactagtcattagggaaatgcaaatgaaaaccacaatgagattccacttcacacccattaaaGATGACTTttaccaaataaaaacaaaaacagcaacaacaaaaaaaccaagacaaatacaaaacagaaaatagtaaGTGTTGATGCAGATGTGGAGTAACTGGAACTCTTGTGCAttcctggtgggaatgtaaaatagtatagccattgtggaaaatggtatggcagttcctcaaaaaatacaaacattgaatcaccatgtgatccagcagtcccacttctggatatatacccagaagaagtGAAAGCAGGGACTCCAACAGTTATCTGCACGctgatgttcatagcagcattattcacaatagccaaaggatGGATGCCACCCAAGTATCCACTGACAGAGGAATGGAGAAACAAAGGGTGgcacatacatacaatggaatattattcagtcttaaaaaggaattCTGACCCATGCTACAATGGGGAcgaaacttgaggacattatgttcaGTGATATAAAAtggtcacaaaaggacaaatattgtgtgGTTCCACTTATATACCTAGaggagtcaaattcatagagacaaaaagcaaATGGTGGCTGCCAGCGGCTGGAGAAGGAGGGGTTTGGTGTTTATAAGGGACAGAGTTTCCACTGGGGACTGTGGAAAaatttctggagatggatggtggtggtggttgcacaacagtgtgaatgtacttcatACCACCAAACTGTgcattaaaaatggttaaaatggtaagctttatattatgtatatgtaacCCCAATTTTACCAAAAAACCTGCATTTGCACTCAACACGTTTAGTGAATATGTGAACCACAGGCCCTGGAGCAGGCTGTGCTGATGGCTGGGTAGGAAGGGGAATAAAACACATCCATGCTGCAGCGGCACTGTCATTGCAGCACCAGGGTGCAGGTGTGTGGAGGCCCTGGAGCTTGTGAGCCCACCCGTGCTGCACCTGCACAATGCCAGCCTGACTGAGTTATGGGTAGGGACATCTTGACCCTGGCATAGCCTCCTAAGTACTGAAGTGCAGCTGagccctgggcaacagggagGGTGTGGTGGGCAGGCATTGAGGTACCAGGCAGTTAGTAGTTGAGGGAGTTAGTAGTTGGCTAACTACTAAGCAGAGGAGGCCACTGAGTTTGAAAGGCAATGAGGTGTGGGAGGCAGTAAGATGCTACCTGAACTTCCAAGGCCACCATGCTCCTCCTCTCTGGGGCCTTTCCCTCCTTACCACCAGGCAAGAGTGAGTTCACTGTGCTCCTTGCCCTCTCTCAGCAGTCCTATCGTGGCCTTTGCCCCCAGCTCACCTTCTCGGGGGGGTGTCCCTCTAGCCAGTGCCCTTCTTTCTACCCAATCATCTTGTATGCATTGATGTATGTACTGACTGTCTCCCTTTACTCCAATGTGAACTCCAACACAGCTGAGACTCTGCTGAGTCCTCAGTGTCTACAACACTGCTTGggacacagtagatgctcaataaatacctcAGTAGAGGAGTGAGAGAgaagcagggaaggagagaggaatggGGAGGCGCGTGTCCCGaaggagatggagaaaagaaaggggaagtcagctgggtgcagtggctcacgcctgaaatcctagcactttgggaggtggaggcgggcggatcacctgaggtcaggagtttgagaccagcctgaccaacatggagaaaccctgtctctactaaaaatagaaaattagctgggtgtggtggcacatgcctgtaatcccagctactcgggaggctgaggcaggtgaatcgcgtgaacccgggatgcggaggttgcggtgagctgagaccacaccactgtactccatcctgggcaacatgagtgaactccatttaaaaaaaaaaaaaaaagaagaaaacaaaaagaaaggggAAGCCATAGGGACAAGCCAAACAGAGGGAGCTTGTGGGGTCGTGATGATACTTGTTTTCTCCCACAGACGACAGGCAGCCATGGAAGGGCTTTGAACAAGAGGAATGTATCTGGCGGAGCACAGGAGGTGCAGGTGGGCACAGAAGACCAtctggagggcagggctgggaggtgggtggggtggaCACCCCTGAACGACTAGAGGGGAGGCGGAGCTTCTCCAGACACATTCTGTGCAGTGGCTGCGGGGCAGGGAGCACAGACCCAGGACTTGGAGATCAGCCGAGGGCTCCTCACTGGCTCCCACCCTCTGCCGTCTCACCAGGGAGCAGACATCCTCTGTCCAGCTAGGTGTTTAATTGCTTAGCGCCTCAGTTTTCACTTCTGTGAAATGGCACCAATACCAATACCTAAAGGCACCAAAGGAGAGTCCTGAGTATGCATTAATAGCCATCATGACCCAGGCATTTGCTAAGTGCTGACAAATATCTGGCTGGGTACTGGTAAAACCTCATGAAGAACCGAGCCCAGGGCTCTGTCCTGGTAAAAGCATTTGCTAAATGTTGGCAAACTACCCTCATTGTTTGTAAACAGGCTAATAGGAGTGTAAAGGGATGGGGGGCTACCCACATCAGGGCAGCTTCCCCTGCACCACAGCAGCCTCTAgaagtttccagcttcatctgggCACTGCTCACCTGACTGCTTTAGTACTGCTGTAAGGGCGATGGAGAGAGTGTGTCCATCAAGGAAGTGGGCACCACTCACCTGAAACCCTCCTTTTGGGCTCTCAACCTTCAGGCTGAGCATAATATATAATAGTAGACAACGGCTTAAGAGTTACTTCTTTCCCAGAACTTtagtatgtaaaaaaaaaaaaaaaaaattccaggcttTCACCCTGGAGGAAGGCAACCAGTGACAACCGGAATTCAGGTAGGAAGGCCTATTGCAGGCCATCCTGGCCAGCCCAGAGGTGTGGGAGCTGGGGGTCTCTtgctctttcctctccctctaTGGCCAGCTACTTCTTCCTCTGTCCCCTTCCCCAATACCCAGTTCTTTGGGCACTGCCCTGAGTCTGTATCCACGGGGTCACTTGTTGGGGGTGGGTGGCTGACTCTGAGGGCGGGTTTTTGCTCAGTCGGAGGAAGGACCTTAATTGAGCCGCCTGCCGTGGAGCAAACAGCCCCTTGGCAGCAGCAAGTGGGCGGTGATGGTGAGGGGCCGAGGGGCTAAGGAGCCTTGTTATGGATGCTGCTAGGAGACTGGGTCGGGTTTTCCTTCCCGAGATTCTGGAATTCCGAGCAGGGGTGGCCCGCATTTCCCAGCATGATGCGGATTTTGCTGAGGGAGGATGGGGAGAGAAAGAcggtgagggaggaagggcaggCAGGGATGTGGCCCCCGCCCAGCGCGGATGCCCCAAGGATGCAGCGCTGGTGGGGCAGGGAAGGCCTCTAGAAAGGGTGCAAGTGACCACTCAGAGCGCACCTCCGCTTCTCCTCCCCACCGTGGGGGCTCAGCTCCCTGGACACGGGGGCCAGGGTTCCCGTACTCGTCGCCCCTTAGGTCACGGGCCTGGGGGGCTCAAATGCCAGGGAGCTCTCTCTTGACAGAGCTGACCCGCCCGTGCCAGCGCACTCCCCGCCCGGGCTTCTGTCCTCTTCCTCTGGGGCTGAGCATCAGGGAAGTCCGCGGGATCCTGCGAGGGAGGCGGCAGTCCCCAGCCTGGAATGAGGGGAAAGGGGAAGTGGTGTCCCAGCCAGAAACTCAGTGGGGAACGGGCAGAGGCGGGAGGCAGCGCAGTCGAGGAGGAGGAACACCCCACCGTCGTGGGGGTCATTAGAAAGTTAGGGCCAAGTATTTGCATGTCGGCCTTCTAGACTAGGAAGGCTCTCCTGCGGGCTCCGCTTCCGCACCCCGGGTCTCCCCGCCTGCCTTGCCCGGGTTCCCCCAGCTCATCTTTTCCCCGGGGCCCCGCCCACCTTCTCCCCGGGGTCCCACCCCACTTTCAGCCTCAGGGCTCCCCCAGCTCACCTTCGCGCCCGCGGACCCCTGGGTCTACCTTCCGCCTTGGGGGCCCTCCTCGGCCTATCTTCCACCTTCGGGATCCCTCCACCCGCCTTCTCCCACAGCGGGGTCCCCCCGCCCGTCTTCTCCCCCGGGAGGGTCCCCCAACCCACCTTCTCCCCCGCAGGGTTCCCCAGCCCGCCTTCCCGGCGGCGGGAGCGGCGGCCCAGGCCGGCGGGCGGAGGCGGCGCCACCCGGGGCGCTGACGTAGAGGCCGCTCGGCGGCCGGGGTCCCTTCGGTGGGGCCGCGGCTCCCCGCCCGCCGCCCCCGCGCGTCCATTCCCTTTTGTGTCCCGCGCGCGGCCCGTCCCCCGCGCACACTCGCGCCCTGAGCCCCGCGGGCCGGCGGGCGGCTCCCGGCGCGGCCCCTCCAGCCAGCGCGCCCGGCATTGTGTGGACGCGCCCGGCCGGGAGCGCGCGCGGGGGCTGTCGTGCGCCCCCGTCCCCGTCCCCTCCCGGCCGCGGCGCCGCCTGCgccccgccgcccccgccgcccccgcGCGGCCCggcccccggcccggcccggaCCGACCCGGGCAGCGCAGCGGCGGGGCCGagcggcggcgcggcgcggcaaCATGGCGACGGTGCCCGTGTACTGCGTCTGCCGGCTCCCCTACGACGTTACCCGCTTCATGATCGAGTGCGACGCTTGCAAGGACTGGTTCCACGGCAGGTGAGCGCGCGGCGGCCGctcggcccggcccggcccggcccggccacCCCGCCCGACCGAGCCCCGCGCCCCCGGCTGCGCGCCCGCAGGCCCGGCTCGGGGacgggccgccgccgccgccgcattACGGGCGCCCGGGTCGGGGCTGGGCCGTGCCGGGCCGCGCGCCCTTTTGTGCCCAGGGCGGGGGCGCCAAGCACGGGGCCCGCGCTGGGCGCCCCTGGCCGCCGCGCACAAAGCGAGGCCCGCGGGCCGGGAGGTGGGCTCGGGGCGCGGGGAAGTTGGGGCTCCAGGCCCGGGCCAGGCCGCCTGTCAGCGGGGTCGCGGCGGCCGCAGAGGCCGGGCATCCAGAGGGAGGCCCAGGCCCGGAGCCCCCGCCGCCTCCCCCCTGCGAAGTTGCAGGAACTTTCCCCGCGCGGGCTCGGGGCTGGCCGGGCCGGGAGAAGCGGGCGCGCAGCCCGGCGCGGGTCCCGGGAGAGGCGCGAGTGGCGGGCTCCGACGCCGGCAGGGCTGGGGCGTCCGTGGGGGCTCCGGCGAGGTGGCAGCCGGGGCGCCCACTCTCCGCCGTGGCCTGCGAGCTCCCTCGGACCTTGTCCCCAAGGGCAGGACCCTTCCCCGACCCCCGCGGAGCAGCTAGACCCGGCAGGCCTGCAGTTCCCCGGGCGGGAGTGTGGTGACAGAATAGTGTCTGAGTTGGGTAAGGGGGTTTGTTGTGGCTTTGCCGCCTCCTCCCTGGCCTTCAGCTTTCCCCTATTCCCTCCTCTCAGTTCCCGGCAGGAACACCAGTTTTGACATATCTTACGCTCCTTAAGGAAGACGGTTGGGGGGGGAAAGGAGGTAACGCTAGGAGACACTGAAAACCCCAGCCCTCTTGGCCCTTGCCTGTGGCCATGACCTGGCCCCGTGCCTGGGGTAGGTCCCTTCCCACCAAGAAGtaagtggaggaggaggaagaggaggtgatAGTCTTGCCCAAACTGCTCCAACAGGTTCTCTTGCATCTGACTTTGCctgtgggaggtgtttggaccCGGGGCTAGCCAGGGCTGTGTGCCCTCTGGGGCTCCAGTGCCAAAGCACCAGGAGCAAGCAGCCTAGGGGAAGAGAGggggggtgtggtggtgggtgctctGGGATTCTCCTTCCAGAGAGGAGACTCTCCTGCTGGTTCTAAGCCTGGGTCTTCAAGACTTGTCAGTGGCCCTTAAGAGTGGGCTGTGGCCCCGAGTCCAGTCCTGCCAGTTTACATGTGGGGACCTGGGTGACTGGGATGTGACAGGGCCTGCTACGTCTGTCAGCCCCAGTCCTGAGTCCTACCTCCATGCTGTAAGAAGGGCCTGGGACTCTGTGGGATGGGGATGCCCACGGAAATCTGGGCTGCCTTCCTGAGTATGCCCAGGGCGATGGAAGCACCTCAGAGCAGGGGAGACTGAGTGTGAACACGAGGCTCTGCCCAGAACAGGGCTGACATGCACACCGTCAACTGGCAGCCATCAAGAAGTTCATGGCCGGGCCAAAGTGGGTGAGAGCCTCTAAGGCTCCTCATATCCAAGGATGCTGAGCAGCTGGCCCTGAAAAGCCCTGAAAGTGGTGGGGCCTGTCCCTTCTCCCCCATCTCCGCCGGGGCCCTGACCTGGCAAGCAGTCACCCCGCTACAGAACTCTCTGGGCACCTGTGTCAGCTCCTGGCTGCTGCCCACACTTGGGGCCCAGACTGGGGAGGGTGAGAGGGCGCGAGAAGACCTTTGTCTCACCGCTCAGGGGTCCCTCTGGGAAGGGAAGGCTAGTTCTGAACTAGACTTCGAGGCCAAGGGAAAAACTCCAGGAATGAGGGGCAGACAGGCGACAGGGGCTGAGAGCTGGCCTGAGAGCTGGTTGCTGTCGTTTGCTGTGCTGGCCTATGCAAAAATCCCCAAAGGGGGGATGTTTGGGGAGGCTCtatctccttttttcttatttgaggTCTCTGATTGAATCCAATACAGGCAGTTGATCAGCACAGATTTCTTCTCACCTATTTGGGGTGGCCGTGGGGTCTGAAAGGAGCTGTGCTTTCCCTCGGCCATGAAAGTCATTTTCTCCTGCATCTAATCGAGGGTCATCTGCCAAAGTGAACCCTATGGGGAAAAAGCCTCTGGGTGTGCCTGCTCCCGGATGGTTCTGGGCAGGTGTGTGATGGGGAGGACAGGCGTCAGGGGTTGGTGGGATTGGTACAGCTCTCACAGCCGTGGGCAAAGCCCTTGGTCTCTCAGCATCACTTTTCTCATCAGTGAAATGAACGTGTGTGACCAGACCCCTGTGTTCACCTCCAGATAGTCTCGTAGGGCCCCAGTGGTTCTTTCCTCATCTTCGTACCGTTTGTACTGTGATTTACTTCCTATTTAACATTTcaactcactttttaaaagtttgagtacttttaaactttttattttgtgggGATTTTAGACTTCCAAAAGAGTTCCAAAAATGGCATAGTTTCCCTGTATCCTTCCCTGTGTTTCCCTGCAGTGAACATCTTACCCAGCCATGGGACCAGTACCAGAATGAAGTTAACGCTGGTGCCGGGCTGCTAACTAAACTACAGACTTTATTCAGATGTATTTGACCAGTGTTCTCCCCTTAATGTACTTTTTCTGTTCCTGGATCCCACCTTGCATTTAATCCTCATGTGTCCTTACTTTCgaaaatattgcttttaaaaGGAAACTTCGTATCATTCCCTGAAATAGAACATTACTGTAACTTGCCATACACAGTAACTATCAAAATAAACACACAACTATTAGAGTAAAAAGGCTGTCTGTCCCACCTGTGGTCACATCACATTCCTCCAGCCAGCCCCGTTTTGGGGAGAATTGCAGAGGGTCTCTAAGTCGTCACCCACACTCACAGTGGCTGCGTCTTTGCTCTTGGCAGCTTTGGCGGCAGCCGAGAACTTGTTTGGGATAGACCTTTGGCCATTTGTGGGGCCAGAGCTTGCTTCTAAGGTGAGTTTTCCTACTCAGGGACTCTGAGCACCCCTCCCAGTGTTCTTGCCATGGTGGGTGGGGCTGCCCCGCTGGCCTGGGTTGGGAAGAATGTTCACCATGGGGAGGGAGAATTGTGTTCTATCCTTGGGGTCATGCATCCTCCATTCACTGGAGAGGCAGTGTGGAGTGGAGGTCGGGGAAACAGGCCCTCATTTCAGGCTCCCCACTGTCCTTGGGATGTGTGTGCCATACCTGAGCTGTCCCTTCACCAAGTTCTCGCAAGATTCTTCCTCCAGCCCCATCTTGACCGTGACTCATCACTCCTGGGGTAGGGATCCTCGTCAGCCCAGCCTTTCTTCACTGGCACCGACTGGGGTGCTGTCACAGAATTTGACCTGGGAGGGATGGATTTTTGTGGCAGGACCTGGCAGGAGACAGCTGGAGGCCTGTTGCCTTCGGAGGTGTCTTGTCTGCCTCGTTTGGTGGGGATGTGTGGCTCTGCACAGGCACTGAGGAGGACCTGTCCTCTCCTCTTAGGGATCTCACTCTTGCACAAAGCCACTTGGGCCACACACTGTGGTCCCTTGTGCCCGTGTCTTCTAACTGGAGGATGGAGACCAGACCCCATGCCCTCCACCCCTGCCTGCAGCCGTAAGGTAGATGACCTggcatctcactttgtcaccagctTACTTTGAATGATTTCAATCTGGGAAGCAGGAATGCTTCTGTTAAAGTTTTAAGCATCCTTCACCTGTAGCTTTCTGGCCTTCTTTCCACTGCTTGTTCTGTTGCACTGGAAGGGGTTTTGGAGGTATAATCAGTAAAACTGACTTGAGAGAAATTGAAAGCTGTTCAGGTCACTTAAGTGACAGACATTTCATTCAtacctcagtaaatatttgttgggcaTGTATTCTGTACGGAGTTCAGAGCTGGCTGTGAGGGCCCAGGGGTTAGCCAGGGCCCTCACCGAGGTTAGCTCAGCTCCTCTGAGAATGGTGGCAGCCACCCTGGAGGGGGAGTGTCTCAGCAGAGGAGGGGCAGGAGTGGACTGAGGTTTTGACAGGGTGTTGCTGTGGGGACAGGTCGGGAGGAAGTTAGGGGCAGGGAGCCAGTGAGGAGGCCCTGCATGTGTACCCAGGGGGTGGCGAGTGGGGACTGGGGTCAGGAGAAGGGTCACATTCTGGAAGTGCTCAGAAAGTAGAGTGGACAAGACTTGCGTGGCATGGCTCCCTCCAAttcctgtgtgtctgtctgtctgtctgggcTCAGCCTGCCCTCCTCCTCAGGGCACTGTCTCTATGTCCATCTCCCTAGGGATGGAGTTGGCCTTTCTGGGGTCTCATTGTGCCCACCCAGCCTTAAGCTCCTTGGGGCAGAGCCATGTCCAGGGGCTACCTGCGAACACCGCCTGGGGCTGTGGCTGTGCCCTGCAGGCCAGCTCTGTTGTTGGCcagtggagtgtgtgtgtgagagggaaGGAGGTCCTGCCATGGGTCAAATCTGGGTGATCAGAACTGACAGTTAAATCCTAGAACCTCAAATGCTGGGGAGTACTGGGGGAAGGGGTTCTCCTCATGGAGATGTTGTTGTGAAGTGTTTAGGAATGATGATTAATCATTTTACAACAAGGAATTCTCCCCCTGTGTGAGTTTTTAGAGTTCTGGAGGAGGTGGGAAGAATGTCAGGCcagcttctagaggggaaagtaGACATCCCTGCCTGTCAGCGCTTTCCAAAGGGGGTGTGTCTTGGAGGAAGCAGGAACTTCATCTTAATTGTCAGAATGTTTGCTGGTTTTAGATATAGTTAATATTTGGCTGGAAGTGTGCTTGGTGTGAACCTCTGGACTGCAGCCCACGTTTGTTTGGGGCTGCTTGGGTGCAGTGTGGCCACAGATGCCCTAAAATCTGGGCAGAGGTTTGGGCAGACCCTGCCACCCCTGGCCACCCTCTTTTTTGGCCATCTCGATAGTACCTCGAAATATGCCAGGTCCTCTAAAAGAGTGAGTTTTTCTGGTGGGAGCAAGTGTGGGCCGGAAAATAGTGTTCCATGTTGCAGTTATCTGGGAAAA is from Macaca mulatta isolate MMU2019108-1 chromosome 15, T2T-MMU8v2.0, whole genome shotgun sequence and encodes:
- the LOC114672650 gene encoding uncharacterized protein LOC114672650 isoform X2; the encoded protein is MPGALAGGAAPGAARRPAGLRARVCAGDGPRAGHKREWTRGGGGRGAAAPPKGPRPPSGLYVSAPGGAASARRPGPPLPPPGRRAGEPCGGEGSRGLP
- the LOC114672650 gene encoding uncharacterized protein LOC114672650 isoform X1 → MPGALAGGAAPGAARRPAGLRARVCAGDGPRAGHKREWTRGGGGRGAAAPPKGPRPPSGLYVSAPGGAASARRPGPPLPPPGRRAGEPCGGEAKSASCWEMRATPARNSRISGRKTRPSLLAASITRLLSPSAPHHHRPLAAAKGLFAPRQAAQLRSFLRLSKNPPSESATHPQQVTPWIQTQGSAQRTGYWGRGQRKK